In the genome of Streptomyces violaceoruber, the window AGCGTGGAGCGGTGGTCTTCTGCTGCTCCGGGTACTGCTCGGTCAGCCGCTTCTTGAACATGGCCTTGAAGGTCACGCCGAAGCCGGCCACGGGGTTCATGAATCCGGGGTCGGTCCCCTTGTGGTCCACGTGTTCCGTGTTGTCCCTGTGTTCTTCGCGTTCCTCAGCCATCGGACGCCTCCTTTCCATCCGTAGGTCCGCCCGCAGGGCCGTCACTGTGAGTATCGGGCCCACCACTGACAATCAGCTCCCGCTCCCGGCGGGGACGGCGCCTGGGCACCGGCGGCACCTGCTGTCCGGGCATCGGCGGGACCGGGAATCCGCCGGCCATCGGGTCGAAGGCGGTCTCCGTCCCGGTTCCGGTCTCGGTCTCGGCGGCCTTGCCGCCCTTGTCGCGGTACATGTCGACGAGGAAGGACAACAGCAGCAGGACCAGGACGCCGCCGCCGATGTAGAGGGCGATGTCGCTGAAGCCGTAGTTCTCGTTCCTGAGCGCCCGCACGGTCGCGACCAGCATGAGCCAGACCAGGGAGACCGGGATGAGGACCTTCCAGCCGAGCTTCATCAACTGGTCGTAGCGGACCCGGGGCAGGGTGCCGCGCAGCCAGATGAAGAAGAACAGCAGCAGCTGGACCTTGACCACGAACCAGAGCAGCGGCCACCAGCCGTGGTTGGCGCCCTCCCAGAAGGTGCTGATCGGCCAGGGGGCCCGCCAGCCGCCGAGGAACAGCGTGGTGGCGACCGCCGAGACCGTCACCATGTTCACGTACTCGGCGAGCATGAACATCGCGAACTTGATCGACGAGTACTCGGTGTTGAAGCCGCCCACCAGGTCGCCCTCGGACTCGGGCATGTCGAAGGGGGCGCGGTTGGTCTCCCCGACCATCGTGACGATGTACAGGATGAAGGAGACCGGCAGCAGCACGATGTACCAGCGGTCGTCCTGCTGGGCGACGATCTCCGAGGTGGACATCGAACCGGAGTAGAGGAACACCGAGGCGAACGCGGCGCCCATCGCGATCTCGTAGGAGATCATCTGGGCGCAGGAGCGCAGTCCGCCGAGCAGCGGGTACGTCGATCCGGAGCTCCAGCCGGCGAGCACGATGCCGTAGATGCCGACCGAGGCGACCGCCAGGATGAACAGCATGGCGATCGGCAGGTCGGTGAGCTGCATGGCGGTGCGGTGGCCGAAGATCGAGACCTCGTTGCCGGCCGGCCCGAAGGGGATCACCGCGATCGCCATGAAGGCCGGGATGGCCGCCACGATCGGCGCGAGGACGTAGACCGCCTTGTCGGCGCGCTTGACGATGACGTCTTCCTTGAGCATCAGCTTGATGCCGTCGGCGAGCGACTGGAGCATGCCCCAGGGTCCGTGCCGGTTCGGGCCGATGCGCAGCTGCATCCAGGCGACGACCTTGCGCTCCCACACGATGGAGAACAGCACGGTCACCATCAGGAAGGCGAAGCAGAACACCGCCTTGATGACCACCAGCCACCAGGGGTCGGTGCCGAACATCGACAGGTCTTCAGCGGCGAGGTACGGGCTCATGCCTCCACCTCCTTGGGGGCGGCGCCCGCGGGCGTCGCCGGACCGATGCGGACGAGGGTTCCGGGCAGCACCCCGGCGTCGGAGGCGACGCCGGAGCCTGCCGAGTTCAGCGGAAGCCAGACCACCCGGTCGGGCATCTCGGTGACCTGCAGCGGGAGTTCGACGGCTCCGGCGGGGCCCGTGACGGCGAGGACGTCGCCGTCCTTGACGCCCGCCTCGGCGGCGGTCGCGGCCGACAGCCGCGCGTGGGCGGCGTGCCGGGTGCCTGCGAGTGCCTCGTCGCCCTGCTGCAGCAGCCCCTGGTCGAGCAGGAGCCGGTGCCCGGCCAGTACGGCCTCTCCCGCGGCCGGCCGCGGCAGCGCGCTCGCGGTCTGCAGCGG includes:
- the nuoH gene encoding NADH-quinone oxidoreductase subunit NuoH, which produces MSPYLAAEDLSMFGTDPWWLVVIKAVFCFAFLMVTVLFSIVWERKVVAWMQLRIGPNRHGPWGMLQSLADGIKLMLKEDVIVKRADKAVYVLAPIVAAIPAFMAIAVIPFGPAGNEVSIFGHRTAMQLTDLPIAMLFILAVASVGIYGIVLAGWSSGSTYPLLGGLRSCAQMISYEIAMGAAFASVFLYSGSMSTSEIVAQQDDRWYIVLLPVSFILYIVTMVGETNRAPFDMPESEGDLVGGFNTEYSSIKFAMFMLAEYVNMVTVSAVATTLFLGGWRAPWPISTFWEGANHGWWPLLWFVVKVQLLLFFFIWLRGTLPRVRYDQLMKLGWKVLIPVSLVWLMLVATVRALRNENYGFSDIALYIGGGVLVLLLLSFLVDMYRDKGGKAAETETGTGTETAFDPMAGGFPVPPMPGQQVPPVPRRRPRRERELIVSGGPDTHSDGPAGGPTDGKEASDG